A window from Flavobacterium gyeonganense encodes these proteins:
- a CDS encoding DUF4442 domain-containing protein encodes MAVSVSKFNKFVLFKLPSAYFCGVRVKAINQNSCTVTVKHRWINQNPFNSMYFAVQAMAAELTTGALVISQIQESGRKISMLVANNKGNFTKKATGRITFVCNDGHLIADAIRKTIETGEGQTFWMKSIGTNEEGVQVSEMDFEWSVRLK; translated from the coding sequence ATGGCAGTTTCAGTTTCTAAGTTCAATAAATTTGTGTTGTTTAAATTACCTTCGGCTTACTTTTGCGGGGTACGTGTTAAAGCTATTAATCAAAACAGCTGTACGGTAACGGTAAAACACAGGTGGATCAATCAAAATCCTTTTAACTCTATGTATTTTGCAGTTCAGGCAATGGCAGCAGAATTAACAACCGGAGCTTTGGTAATCTCACAAATTCAGGAAAGCGGAAGGAAAATTTCAATGCTAGTTGCCAACAATAAAGGAAACTTCACCAAAAAAGCCACTGGCAGAATTACATTTGTCTGCAACGACGGGCATTTAATTGCAGATGCTATCAGGAAAACCATCGAAACAGGAGAAGGGCAGACGTTCTGGATGAAATCCATAGGGACAAATGAAGAAGGTGTTCAGGTTTCTGAAATGGATTTTGAGTGGAGCGTTCGTTTGAAATGA
- a CDS encoding heavy-metal-associated domain-containing protein has product MTHTYQITGMTCSSCEEKVKKALEAEDNITNAIVSKDNGTAILSMAKHVPITNLQKALDSKYQIAEINHHEITEDTRTWFQTYKPILLIFFYISLVTVLIQFTNHHFDLMQAMQHFMAGFFIVFSFFKLLNLKGFAESYAMYDVLAKRIPVWGYVYALLELGLGIAYLVNFSPIFTNTVTFIVMSVSIIGVLQSVLNKKRIQCACLGAVFNLPMSTVTIIEDGLMILMSLAMLISLL; this is encoded by the coding sequence ATGACACATACCTATCAAATTACCGGAATGACTTGCAGCAGCTGCGAAGAAAAAGTCAAGAAAGCATTAGAAGCCGAAGATAACATTACAAATGCGATAGTTTCAAAAGATAACGGAACCGCAATTCTATCCATGGCAAAACATGTTCCAATAACTAATCTCCAAAAAGCTTTAGATAGTAAATATCAAATTGCAGAAATTAATCATCACGAAATTACTGAAGATACAAGAACCTGGTTTCAAACCTATAAACCCATTTTATTGATTTTCTTTTATATCAGTTTGGTTACAGTTTTGATTCAGTTCACAAATCATCATTTTGATTTGATGCAGGCTATGCAGCACTTTATGGCAGGTTTCTTTATTGTCTTCTCATTTTTTAAATTGCTGAACCTAAAAGGCTTTGCAGAAAGTTATGCCATGTATGATGTTCTGGCAAAAAGAATTCCGGTCTGGGGATACGTTTATGCTTTGTTAGAACTTGGATTAGGAATTGCTTATCTGGTGAATTTTAGCCCGATATTTACAAATACAGTTACATTTATTGTTATGAGTGTTAGTATTATTGGTGTTTTACAATCGGTTTTGAATAAAAAGAGGATTCAGTGTGCCTGTTTGGGAGCTGTTTTTAATTTACCTATGAGTACTGTAACGATTATAGAAGATGGTTTGATGATTTTGATGAGTTTGGCAATGCTTATTTCGCTGCTATAA